Proteins found in one Pararge aegeria chromosome 12, ilParAegt1.1, whole genome shotgun sequence genomic segment:
- the LOC120627825 gene encoding fructose-bisphosphate aldolase isoform X1 translates to MSTYFQYPTPELQEELKKIAQAIVAPGKGILAADESTGTMGKRLQDIGVENTEENRRKYRQLLFSTDPAISENISGVILFHETLYQKADDGTPLVALLEKRGIIPGIKVDKGVVPLFGSEDECTTQGLDDLAQRCAQYKKDGCHFAKWRCVLKIGRNTPSYQAIMENANVLARYASICQSQRIVPIVEPEVLPDGEHDLDRAQKVTEQVLAAVYKALSDHHVYLEGTLLKPNMVTAGQSCKKTYTPMDIGRATVTALLRTVPAAVPGVTFLSGGQSEEEASVNLNAINTVDLKRPWALTFSYGRALQASVLRAWAGKQENLLAGQQELLKRAKANGLAVRGKYEAGSIPSLASAKSNFIKSHAY, encoded by the exons ATGAGCACCTACTTCCAGTACCCGACCCCTGAGCTCCAGGAGGAGCTGAAGAAGATCGCCCAGGCGATCGTCGCTCCAGGCAAGGGTATCCTTGCTGCAGATGAGTCCACGG GTACTATGGGAAAGCGTCTCCAAGACATCGGCGTTGAGAACACCGAGGAAAACCGCCGCAAATACCGCCAACTTCTCTTCAGCACTGATCCC GCCATCTCCGAGAACATCTCCGGCGTGATCTTATTCCACGAGACCCTGTACCAGAAGGCTGATGATGGTACTCCATTGGTGGCCCTCCTCGAGAAACGCGGCATCATCCCCGGCATCAAGGTCGACAAGGGTGTAGTACCACTCTTCGGCTCTGAAGACGAATGCACCACACAGG GCTTGGACGATTTGGCCCAACGTTGTGCCCAATACAAGAAAGATGGCTGCCACTTCGCCAAGTGGCGTTGCGTGCTCAAGATCGGCCGTAACACACCTTCGTACCAGGCTATCATGGAGAACGCGAACGTTCTTGCACGCTACGCTTCTATCTGCCAGAGCCAGCGCATCGTTCCTATTGTTGAACCCGAAGTGCTGCCCGATG GTGAGCACGATTTGGACCGTGCCCAAAAGGTGACCGAGCAAGTTCTCGCCGCTGTTTACAAGGCTCTCAGCGATCACCACGTGTACCTCGAGGGTACACTCCTCAAGCCAAACATG GTGACCGCCGGTCAGTCTTGCAAGAAGACCTACACTCCAATGGACATCGGACGCGCTACCGTCACCGCACTTCTTAGGACCGTGCCTGCTGCAGTTCCTG GAGTCACATTCCTCTCTGGTGGTCAATCCGAAGAGGAGGCCTCAGTGAACCTGAACGCCATCAACACTGTTGACCTCAAGAGGCCGTGGGCCCTCACCTTCAGCTACGGTCGTGCCCTTCAGGCCTCCGTACTTCGCGCCTGGGCTGGCAAGCAAGAGAACTTGCTCGCTGGACAGCAGGAGTTGCTTAAGCGTGCTAAG GCTAACGGTCTCGCTGTACGAGGGAAATACGAAGCAGGGTCAATTCCATCGCTCGCGTCTGCCAAATCTAATTTTATCAAATCACATGCTtactaa
- the LOC120627825 gene encoding fructose-bisphosphate aldolase isoform X2 produces the protein MSTYFQYPTPELQEELKKIAQAIVAPGKGILAADESTGTMGKRLQDIGVENTEENRRKYRQLLFSTDPAISENISGVILFHETLYQKADDGTPLVALLEKRGIIPGIKVDKGVVPLFGSEDECTTQGLDDLAQRCAQYKKDGCHFAKWRCVLKIGRNTPSYQAIMENANVLARYASICQSQRIVPIVEPEVLPDGEHDLDRAQKVTEQVLAAVYKALSDHHVYLEGTLLKPNMVTAGQSCKKTYTPMDIGRATVTALLRTVPAAVPGVTFLSGGQSEEEASVNLNAINTVDLKRPWALTFSYGRALQASVLRAWAGKQENLLAGQQELLKRAKGNGQASQGKYVAGSVTGVGADAGLFVANHAY, from the exons ATGAGCACCTACTTCCAGTACCCGACCCCTGAGCTCCAGGAGGAGCTGAAGAAGATCGCCCAGGCGATCGTCGCTCCAGGCAAGGGTATCCTTGCTGCAGATGAGTCCACGG GTACTATGGGAAAGCGTCTCCAAGACATCGGCGTTGAGAACACCGAGGAAAACCGCCGCAAATACCGCCAACTTCTCTTCAGCACTGATCCC GCCATCTCCGAGAACATCTCCGGCGTGATCTTATTCCACGAGACCCTGTACCAGAAGGCTGATGATGGTACTCCATTGGTGGCCCTCCTCGAGAAACGCGGCATCATCCCCGGCATCAAGGTCGACAAGGGTGTAGTACCACTCTTCGGCTCTGAAGACGAATGCACCACACAGG GCTTGGACGATTTGGCCCAACGTTGTGCCCAATACAAGAAAGATGGCTGCCACTTCGCCAAGTGGCGTTGCGTGCTCAAGATCGGCCGTAACACACCTTCGTACCAGGCTATCATGGAGAACGCGAACGTTCTTGCACGCTACGCTTCTATCTGCCAGAGCCAGCGCATCGTTCCTATTGTTGAACCCGAAGTGCTGCCCGATG GTGAGCACGATTTGGACCGTGCCCAAAAGGTGACCGAGCAAGTTCTCGCCGCTGTTTACAAGGCTCTCAGCGATCACCACGTGTACCTCGAGGGTACACTCCTCAAGCCAAACATG GTGACCGCCGGTCAGTCTTGCAAGAAGACCTACACTCCAATGGACATCGGACGCGCTACCGTCACCGCACTTCTTAGGACCGTGCCTGCTGCAGTTCCTG GAGTCACATTCCTCTCTGGTGGTCAATCCGAAGAGGAGGCCTCAGTGAACCTGAACGCCATCAACACTGTTGACCTCAAGAGGCCGTGGGCCCTCACCTTCAGCTACGGTCGTGCCCTTCAGGCCTCCGTACTTCGCGCCTGGGCTGGCAAGCAAGAGAACTTGCTCGCTGGACAGCAGGAGTTGCTTAAGCGTGCTAAG GGTAACGGCCAGGCATCCCAGGGAAAATACGTCGCAGGATCTGTCACAGGTGTGGGCGCCGACGCCGGTCTTTTCGTTGCTAACCACGCGTACTAG
- the LOC120627825 gene encoding fructose-bisphosphate aldolase isoform X3: MSTYFQYPTPELQEELKKIAQAIVAPGKGILAADESTGTMGKRLQDIGVENTEENRRKYRQLLFSTDPAISENISGVILFHETLYQKADDGTPLVALLEKRGIIPGIKVDKGVVPLFGSEDECTTQGLDDLAQRCAQYKKDGCHFAKWRCVLKIGRNTPSYQAIMENANVLARYASICQSQRIVPIVEPEVLPDGEHDLDRAQKVTEQVLAAVYKALSDHHVYLEGTLLKPNMVTAGQSCKKTYTPMDIGRATVTALLRTVPAAVPGVTFLSGGQSEEEASVNLNAINTVDLKRPWALTFSYGRALQASVLRAWAGKQENLLAGQQELLKRAKANGLAVRGKYEAGSIPSLASAKSNFSNGQASQGKYVAGSVTGVGADAGLFVANHAY, encoded by the exons ATGAGCACCTACTTCCAGTACCCGACCCCTGAGCTCCAGGAGGAGCTGAAGAAGATCGCCCAGGCGATCGTCGCTCCAGGCAAGGGTATCCTTGCTGCAGATGAGTCCACGG GTACTATGGGAAAGCGTCTCCAAGACATCGGCGTTGAGAACACCGAGGAAAACCGCCGCAAATACCGCCAACTTCTCTTCAGCACTGATCCC GCCATCTCCGAGAACATCTCCGGCGTGATCTTATTCCACGAGACCCTGTACCAGAAGGCTGATGATGGTACTCCATTGGTGGCCCTCCTCGAGAAACGCGGCATCATCCCCGGCATCAAGGTCGACAAGGGTGTAGTACCACTCTTCGGCTCTGAAGACGAATGCACCACACAGG GCTTGGACGATTTGGCCCAACGTTGTGCCCAATACAAGAAAGATGGCTGCCACTTCGCCAAGTGGCGTTGCGTGCTCAAGATCGGCCGTAACACACCTTCGTACCAGGCTATCATGGAGAACGCGAACGTTCTTGCACGCTACGCTTCTATCTGCCAGAGCCAGCGCATCGTTCCTATTGTTGAACCCGAAGTGCTGCCCGATG GTGAGCACGATTTGGACCGTGCCCAAAAGGTGACCGAGCAAGTTCTCGCCGCTGTTTACAAGGCTCTCAGCGATCACCACGTGTACCTCGAGGGTACACTCCTCAAGCCAAACATG GTGACCGCCGGTCAGTCTTGCAAGAAGACCTACACTCCAATGGACATCGGACGCGCTACCGTCACCGCACTTCTTAGGACCGTGCCTGCTGCAGTTCCTG GAGTCACATTCCTCTCTGGTGGTCAATCCGAAGAGGAGGCCTCAGTGAACCTGAACGCCATCAACACTGTTGACCTCAAGAGGCCGTGGGCCCTCACCTTCAGCTACGGTCGTGCCCTTCAGGCCTCCGTACTTCGCGCCTGGGCTGGCAAGCAAGAGAACTTGCTCGCTGGACAGCAGGAGTTGCTTAAGCGTGCTAAG GCTAACGGTCTCGCTGTACGAGGGAAATACGAAGCAGGGTCAATTCCATCGCTCGCGTCTGCCAAATCTAATTTTA GTAACGGCCAGGCATCCCAGGGAAAATACGTCGCAGGATCTGTCACAGGTGTGGGCGCCGACGCCGGTCTTTTCGTTGCTAACCACGCGTACTAG